Proteins found in one Lysinibacillus fusiformis genomic segment:
- a CDS encoding pyridoxamine kinase, whose protein sequence is MKKVAVIQDMSSFGKCSLTAAMPVLSVMGVQAVPLPTAILTAQTGYSSFYCEDLTSKMDSFIDEWSKLGATFDGIHTGFVTGKEQIDNIFRFLDVFHSKKTTLLVDPVMGDHGEVYKMFTGELLDRMRALVKCADIITPNVTECCLLTGLSYERLQSYQNELDYIHALEEAGQQLQQTTGSNVIITGLNPPAADADKRYVGNMFVDSERSFHSIRNYNGESYSGTGDLFASIMMGGMMRGQDLMESMKLAETFLAAAIEATSKEQVPREAGVHFEKFLRMLM, encoded by the coding sequence ATGAAAAAAGTTGCGGTAATTCAAGATATGTCGTCCTTTGGAAAGTGCTCGTTAACGGCTGCGATGCCTGTGCTGTCTGTGATGGGTGTACAGGCTGTGCCACTACCTACAGCTATTTTAACGGCACAAACGGGGTATTCGAGCTTTTATTGCGAAGATTTAACATCAAAGATGGACTCTTTTATAGATGAGTGGAGCAAGCTTGGAGCTACCTTTGATGGTATTCACACAGGCTTTGTTACAGGTAAGGAGCAAATCGATAATATATTTCGCTTTTTAGACGTGTTTCACTCAAAGAAGACGACATTGCTTGTTGATCCAGTGATGGGTGATCATGGTGAAGTCTATAAAATGTTTACGGGTGAATTGCTTGATCGTATGAGAGCGTTAGTAAAGTGTGCGGATATTATTACGCCAAATGTTACGGAATGTTGCTTGCTTACAGGTTTATCCTATGAGAGGCTACAGAGCTATCAAAATGAATTAGATTATATTCATGCCCTTGAAGAGGCAGGTCAGCAGCTACAGCAAACAACTGGATCAAACGTCATTATTACGGGTTTGAATCCACCAGCAGCAGATGCGGACAAGCGTTATGTAGGGAATATGTTTGTCGATTCTGAGCGGTCTTTTCATAGTATCCGCAACTATAATGGTGAGAGCTATTCAGGTACAGGCGACCTGTTCGCATCCATCATGATGGGCGGCATGATGCGTGGACAAGATTTAATGGAGTCAATGAAACTAGCGGAAACATTTTTAGCCGCTGCAATTGAAGCTACTTCGAAGGAGCAAGTACCCCGTGAGGCAGGCGTGCATTTTGAAAAGTTTTTACGCATGCTGATGTAA
- a CDS encoding S8 family peptidase, with product MKYEIILERVKVVKLFKVLNAVPDNLDKIRAREFWQETDQGSGSVIAVLDSGVQVDHPSLKDNIIDGYNFTDDDEGNPSIFKDYLGHGTHVAGILAAVDNGKGITGIAPKSKLLILKVINHKGRGSFESLIKAIMYAVNWTGPNGEKVNIINMSLGSPEPNEELHKAIKYARSKGIVLVAAAGNEGDGESATIEISYPGFYKEVIQVGSISETDTPSKFSNTNVNLDFVGPGENILSTHLNSDYVELTGTSMAAPFVAGAAALIIKIIKHCEPHLIPMYVFDYLLTHALSLDHFSINQVGNGFIQLK from the coding sequence ATGAAATATGAAATCATTTTAGAGCGGGTAAAAGTGGTCAAGTTGTTTAAAGTTTTAAATGCAGTTCCTGATAATTTAGATAAGATTCGAGCAAGGGAATTTTGGCAAGAAACAGATCAAGGTTCAGGATCTGTTATTGCTGTATTAGATAGTGGTGTTCAGGTTGACCACCCGAGTTTAAAGGACAATATTATTGATGGCTATAATTTCACAGATGATGATGAAGGTAATCCTTCAATATTTAAAGATTATCTTGGACATGGTACACATGTAGCTGGAATTCTAGCTGCTGTTGATAATGGCAAGGGAATCACAGGTATTGCGCCAAAAAGTAAACTTCTTATATTAAAAGTAATAAATCACAAAGGAAGAGGAAGCTTTGAAAGTTTGATTAAGGCGATTATGTATGCAGTTAATTGGACTGGACCTAATGGAGAAAAAGTAAACATTATTAATATGTCACTTGGCAGCCCAGAACCAAATGAAGAATTGCATAAAGCCATAAAATATGCCCGTTCAAAAGGTATAGTATTAGTTGCAGCAGCGGGAAATGAGGGCGATGGAGAAAGCGCAACTATCGAAATATCATACCCTGGTTTTTACAAGGAAGTAATTCAAGTCGGCTCTATATCTGAAACAGATACGCCTTCAAAATTTTCTAATACGAATGTTAACTTAGATTTTGTAGGGCCTGGTGAAAATATATTATCAACGCATTTAAACAGTGATTATGTAGAATTGACAGGAACCTCTATGGCAGCTCCGTTTGTTGCCGGTGCGGCTGCACTTATCATAAAAATAATCAAACATTGTGAACCCCATTTGATTCCAATGTATGTATTTGACTACTTGTTAACTCATGCTCTTTCATTGGATCATTTCTCCATTAATCAGGTAGGGAATGGTTTTATTCAGTTGAAATAA
- a CDS encoding DinB family protein, giving the protein MKSTSMVKHFLTLEEQRAHYLPAIHTLPQEELWQQGHEGKWSIGEHFYHLYLILKMLHTATKYSFFLTPFAKMRRNKPFATEIHDIYEEYQSKKGQGMRAPAILVPSKKLRFALNSYDIEQLLINETLALQKLVKDIDEDVAGHIIFPDPIAHYPNLIQAIQLLAIHERHHFNIMKGLKLY; this is encoded by the coding sequence ATGAAATCTACTAGTATGGTGAAACATTTTCTTACGTTAGAGGAGCAACGAGCACACTATCTACCAGCTATTCATACGCTTCCACAAGAGGAACTATGGCAGCAAGGACATGAAGGAAAATGGTCCATTGGTGAACACTTTTATCACCTCTATTTGATTCTCAAAATGTTACATACAGCAACCAAATATTCTTTCTTCCTCACACCTTTTGCCAAAATGCGAAGAAACAAGCCCTTCGCTACTGAAATACATGATATTTATGAAGAATATCAATCTAAAAAAGGACAAGGAATGCGAGCACCAGCTATTTTAGTTCCATCTAAGAAACTACGCTTTGCCTTAAATAGTTATGATATCGAGCAATTACTTATCAACGAGACACTTGCTTTGCAAAAATTAGTAAAAGATATAGACGAGGATGTTGCCGGACACATTATCTTTCCAGATCCCATTGCGCATTATCCTAATCTAATTCAAGCTATTCAGTTGTTGGCTATTCATGAGAGACATCATTTTAATATTATGAAAGGGTTAAAATTATATTGA
- a CDS encoding McrC family protein, translating into MKRLIEMKEYDILTCNKAYKDEYIYLDKDSFEQLENMILHCNEMEDVEAYDFFSVSTKRHVGKVIRAKNYVGIVQLKNGTQIQILPKIYGKTAIDPKKTFVKMLKSLQEFPSKTFNETSLRTDRMTLLEIFIRLYIQEVQKLIKKGLKSSYYAMEDNLNVYKGKMVFSQQLKYNLVHRERFYTRYDEFGMNRAENRLIKATLLKLLKQSTSNDNINEIRKLLVHFELIEQSKNYSKDFSKVKIDRNSKDYETIMQWSNIFLNDESFTTFSGNSFRKALLFPMEKVFESYIGFHLKKLLSNSAWQVQLQDKGYHLFQGKFALRPDIVLTNGAGKIVLDTKWKMLSNTPHNNYGITQADMYQMYAYAKKYHAKEIWLIYPLNTEVEQMKEIYFNTNEGDQSTEVKVFFVDCHHVEDSLENLVKKFTLATQ; encoded by the coding sequence ATGAAGAGGTTAATTGAAATGAAGGAATACGATATCCTGACATGCAATAAAGCTTATAAAGATGAGTATATATACTTAGATAAGGATTCTTTCGAGCAGCTTGAAAATATGATTTTGCACTGCAATGAAATGGAAGATGTTGAGGCATACGATTTTTTCTCTGTTTCCACAAAGCGACATGTTGGAAAGGTCATTCGTGCAAAAAATTATGTTGGTATTGTGCAATTGAAGAATGGTACACAAATTCAAATTTTGCCAAAAATATATGGGAAAACAGCCATTGACCCTAAAAAAACATTTGTGAAAATGCTTAAATCGCTACAAGAATTTCCTAGCAAAACATTTAATGAGACTAGCCTTCGGACAGATCGTATGACATTATTGGAAATTTTCATTCGATTGTACATTCAAGAAGTGCAAAAACTGATTAAAAAGGGGCTTAAATCATCCTATTATGCGATGGAAGATAACTTAAATGTATACAAAGGTAAAATGGTATTTTCACAGCAATTAAAATATAACCTTGTTCATAGAGAACGTTTCTATACACGCTACGATGAGTTTGGGATGAATCGGGCCGAAAACCGCTTAATCAAGGCTACATTACTTAAATTGCTAAAACAATCAACAAGTAATGACAATATAAACGAAATTCGTAAACTGCTCGTACACTTTGAACTGATTGAGCAATCAAAAAACTACAGCAAAGACTTTTCAAAGGTAAAGATTGATCGTAACTCAAAAGATTATGAAACGATTATGCAATGGTCTAACATTTTTTTAAATGATGAAAGCTTTACAACTTTTTCGGGAAATTCATTTAGAAAAGCATTATTATTCCCAATGGAAAAAGTTTTTGAGTCTTATATTGGCTTTCATCTGAAAAAGCTACTAAGTAATTCAGCATGGCAGGTGCAATTACAGGATAAAGGCTATCATTTATTTCAAGGAAAATTTGCATTACGACCAGATATAGTGTTAACTAATGGCGCTGGCAAAATTGTTTTAGATACAAAATGGAAAATGCTAAGTAATACGCCACACAATAACTATGGAATTACACAGGCAGATATGTATCAAATGTATGCTTACGCTAAAAAATATCACGCTAAAGAAATTTGGCTTATCTATCCATTGAATACTGAGGTTGAACAAATGAAAGAAATCTACTTCAACACAAATGAAGGTGACCAAAGTACCGAAGTGAAGGTATTCTTCGTCGACTGCCACCATGTAGAGGACAGTTTGGAGAACCTAGTAAAGAAGTTTACTCTAGCGACGCAATAG
- a CDS encoding ECF transporter S component, which translates to MQNIQRPTSYTKSRTKTFDLVITAILAALVFVATMFINLKLPIGQGGLIHLGTSMLFISAILFGPKKGALAGAIGMGLFDIVGGWLIWAPTTIISRALQGFIVGKIAWSKGHKGDNLGLNILGAVVSMPVMIAVYYVGQAIMFNSWIAPMASIPGDVIQNIVGLVIAIPVCVVLKKTPYFKKNF; encoded by the coding sequence ATGCAAAATATACAAAGGCCAACATCCTATACAAAATCACGCACCAAAACATTTGATTTAGTCATTACAGCCATTTTAGCAGCACTTGTTTTTGTTGCTACAATGTTTATCAATCTTAAGCTACCGATCGGGCAAGGTGGACTTATCCACTTAGGAACATCCATGCTGTTTATTTCTGCTATTTTATTCGGACCTAAAAAAGGTGCACTTGCTGGAGCCATTGGAATGGGCTTATTCGATATCGTAGGTGGCTGGTTAATTTGGGCACCCACGACTATTATTTCACGCGCATTACAAGGCTTCATTGTCGGTAAAATTGCTTGGTCAAAAGGACATAAAGGTGATAATCTTGGGCTGAATATTTTAGGAGCAGTAGTATCAATGCCCGTGATGATTGCTGTTTACTATGTTGGGCAAGCCATTATGTTCAACAGCTGGATTGCCCCGATGGCATCCATTCCAGGAGACGTCATTCAAAACATCGTAGGCTTAGTTATCGCCATCCCAGTATGTGTTGTACTGAAAAAAACACCATACTTCAAAAAGAATTTTTAA
- a CDS encoding DMT family transporter, which produces MGVIVENKRNLYAIGVISLLLSAILTSISQVYYSNRVQAVHPFLFTGISFFLTTVFFQLITSKQKVEPCWKEARSSLWKLNGASILAFMGFYFALKYIEPAIVSSLEMGLGPLFALLLAIQQKKRVINAQWGIAIGIFAASLLLIGAIFTGKSAVQTWDQSSILGVGASILCGLGAVLCTVYSKRLSQLGWTSSMILAKRFYGIILLSFIATYDVMFTYLLENIGWILLMTVIGVLIPMYLLQKGIQYCEVFLVMMSLCFIPVCTFFFQLFDTRLQWSNITLMGVLLLLLFGILSVVVEQRDRSVS; this is translated from the coding sequence ATGGGAGTTATAGTTGAAAATAAACGTAATCTATATGCAATAGGGGTAATAAGTTTACTATTGTCAGCCATTTTAACGTCTATTAGCCAAGTGTATTACTCGAACCGTGTACAAGCGGTGCATCCATTTCTTTTCACAGGCATTAGTTTTTTTCTCACGACTGTCTTCTTTCAATTAATCACAAGTAAGCAAAAGGTAGAGCCCTGCTGGAAAGAGGCTCGATCATCTTTATGGAAGTTAAACGGTGCTTCCATATTAGCCTTTATGGGGTTTTACTTTGCATTAAAATATATTGAACCTGCGATAGTGAGCTCTCTTGAAATGGGACTAGGCCCATTGTTTGCATTGCTACTTGCAATACAGCAGAAAAAACGAGTGATAAATGCACAGTGGGGTATTGCAATTGGCATATTTGCAGCTAGTTTATTACTAATTGGTGCTATTTTTACAGGGAAATCGGCTGTACAAACATGGGACCAATCAAGTATTTTAGGAGTCGGGGCAAGCATATTGTGTGGACTTGGTGCAGTATTATGTACAGTCTATTCTAAGCGGCTCAGTCAATTAGGATGGACAAGCTCAATGATTTTAGCAAAAAGATTTTATGGTATCATTTTGCTATCATTTATCGCTACATATGATGTCATGTTTACTTATTTACTTGAAAACATTGGTTGGATTTTACTGATGACAGTCATCGGTGTTTTGATTCCAATGTATTTATTACAGAAGGGTATTCAATATTGTGAAGTATTTCTAGTCATGATGTCACTGTGTTTTATTCCTGTATGTACCTTCTTTTTTCAGCTTTTTGATACAAGGTTACAATGGTCAAATATTACGTTAATGGGCGTCTTATTACTGTTATTGTTTGGAATTTTAAGTGTTGTTGTAGAGCAAAGAGATCGTAGCGTTTCCTAA
- a CDS encoding amidase → MNLQEYASYDGIGLAELVKSKEVTPQELKELALEGIKKVNPSINAVVSVLEEQADKAIEKVDENAPFSGVPFLIKELVLHAEGVLHSMGSRIGENTIIPVDSELMARFRKAGLILAGTTTTPEFGYNAATEAVIYGATRNPWNLNHSPGGSSGGSAAAVASGIVPIAHANDGGGSIRIPASCSGLVGLKPTRGRVPAGPFNSEPLNGIAIEFAVTRTIRDTAVLLDQVAGPDLGSYSKLEVTHAPYGQLILEKVRPLKIAWTTEANSGAFVDPECIEAVHKTVQVLKDLGHEVVEARPKYEQASFTKATVDIWTANIYQMIKGAAAGTGKTVSPDNIEAAIWKCYEYGGQLKAADLLEAIHTNAVVSRQVASFFEDYDILLSPTIGTLPAKIGELNANNPNISAVEWTEQIFTYAPFTNLFNATGQPSLSLPLAESKSGLPIGLQMTGKFADELTLLQLGRQLEEAMPWKDRKPVVHVSEQPQPAV, encoded by the coding sequence ATGAATTTACAAGAGTATGCATCATATGACGGTATTGGGTTGGCAGAGTTAGTAAAATCAAAGGAAGTAACACCACAGGAGTTAAAGGAGCTAGCGTTAGAAGGAATAAAAAAAGTAAATCCATCCATTAATGCGGTCGTTAGTGTGTTAGAAGAGCAGGCTGACAAAGCAATTGAGAAGGTTGATGAAAATGCTCCGTTTTCAGGTGTTCCATTTTTAATTAAAGAGCTTGTGTTACATGCAGAGGGTGTTCTGCATAGTATGGGGAGTCGTATAGGGGAAAATACGATTATTCCGGTCGACAGTGAATTAATGGCGCGTTTTAGAAAGGCTGGCTTGATTTTAGCAGGTACTACGACAACACCTGAGTTTGGCTATAATGCAGCTACTGAAGCGGTTATTTATGGTGCAACGCGCAATCCATGGAATTTAAATCATAGTCCAGGTGGTTCGAGTGGTGGATCAGCAGCTGCTGTTGCGAGTGGTATTGTGCCAATCGCTCATGCCAATGATGGCGGTGGTTCTATTCGTATTCCCGCTTCCTGTAGTGGGCTAGTTGGATTGAAACCTACACGAGGAAGAGTTCCAGCTGGTCCATTCAATAGCGAGCCTTTAAATGGTATTGCCATTGAGTTCGCTGTGACTCGTACAATTCGTGATACAGCGGTGCTACTGGATCAAGTAGCAGGTCCTGATTTAGGGAGCTATTCCAAATTAGAAGTAACACATGCACCGTATGGACAACTTATCCTAGAAAAAGTGCGCCCTCTAAAAATTGCTTGGACAACTGAAGCAAATTCTGGGGCATTTGTCGATCCAGAATGCATTGAAGCTGTTCATAAAACAGTACAAGTTTTAAAGGACCTAGGACACGAAGTAGTAGAAGCGCGTCCGAAATATGAACAAGCATCATTTACAAAGGCGACGGTTGATATTTGGACAGCAAATATTTATCAAATGATTAAGGGTGCCGCAGCGGGGACTGGTAAAACAGTTTCTCCGGACAATATTGAAGCAGCCATTTGGAAATGCTATGAGTATGGTGGACAGTTAAAGGCGGCTGATTTATTGGAAGCTATTCATACAAATGCAGTCGTTTCACGTCAAGTTGCAAGCTTCTTTGAAGACTATGACATTTTATTGAGTCCAACAATTGGCACGCTTCCTGCTAAAATTGGTGAATTAAATGCGAACAATCCTAACATCTCAGCTGTTGAATGGACGGAGCAAATTTTCACGTATGCACCGTTTACAAATTTATTTAATGCTACAGGTCAGCCTTCCTTATCATTGCCTTTAGCAGAAAGTAAATCAGGCCTACCAATTGGTCTACAAATGACAGGTAAATTTGCAGATGAATTGACGTTATTACAGCTAGGTAGACAGCTAGAGGAAGCAATGCCTTGGAAAGACCGTAAACCAGTAGTACATGTCAGTGAACAGCCTCAACCAGCAGTATAA
- a CDS encoding GNAT family N-acetyltransferase codes for MEIRQLTAADAEVYRDLRLEGLQTNPEAFGSSFEEEKDLSLESFASRLEGQGTFTFGAFDQEELLGVATLVQANKMKLKHKASIFAVYVSPKKRGLGIGKQLMVEVINQAKSLVDVEQINLTVVSSNESAKGLYTSLGFHVFGTERNALKIGQQYFDEDYMVLYF; via the coding sequence ATGGAAATTAGACAATTAACAGCAGCTGATGCTGAGGTATATAGAGATTTAAGGTTAGAGGGATTGCAAACAAATCCTGAAGCTTTTGGCTCTAGCTTCGAGGAAGAAAAGGATTTGTCACTTGAGTCGTTTGCAAGTAGGCTCGAAGGACAAGGAACATTTACATTTGGTGCATTTGACCAGGAGGAATTACTCGGTGTGGCAACATTGGTGCAAGCAAATAAAATGAAGCTAAAGCATAAAGCGAGCATTTTTGCCGTTTATGTTTCACCAAAAAAGCGAGGATTGGGCATTGGAAAACAACTAATGGTAGAGGTCATCAATCAAGCAAAATCACTAGTAGACGTCGAACAAATTAATTTAACAGTTGTGTCTTCCAATGAATCAGCAAAGGGATTATACACATCGTTAGGCTTTCACGTTTTTGGAACAGAGCGAAACGCCTTAAAAATAGGACAGCAATATTTTGATGAGGATTATATGGTGCTGTATTTCTAA
- a CDS encoding cell wall hydrolase, with the protein MPRVKYRDADVALMARMMRAEAEGEGKQGMLYVGNVIVNRAVASCLDFNDVRTIEQVIYQVQGGNYSFEAVQKGNMFYQRARETEKRLAKQNLDFWRDHPAKYALWYFNPYAPCPPTWYGQPFTGQFKNHCFYEPAPDTCASVYMG; encoded by the coding sequence ATGCCAAGAGTAAAATACCGTGATGCAGACGTTGCTTTAATGGCAAGGATGATGAGAGCGGAAGCTGAGGGTGAAGGAAAACAAGGCATGCTTTACGTGGGCAATGTCATTGTGAATCGTGCAGTAGCATCTTGTTTAGACTTCAACGATGTTAGAACGATTGAGCAGGTTATTTACCAGGTTCAAGGTGGAAATTATTCTTTCGAAGCCGTTCAAAAAGGCAATATGTTTTACCAACGAGCGAGAGAAACGGAAAAAAGATTAGCGAAACAGAACTTAGATTTCTGGCGAGATCATCCAGCAAAATACGCACTTTGGTACTTCAATCCATATGCCCCATGTCCCCCAACATGGTACGGCCAGCCGTTTACAGGGCAATTTAAAAATCATTGCTTCTATGAACCCGCTCCAGATACTTGTGCTAGTGTATATATGGGATAG
- a CDS encoding MFS transporter gives MDKQQHKYRWIVFVAVLFTYLLMASQRTAPGLITDQLMKDFGVTASTIGLLTSIQFFVYTSLQIPMGILADRFGPNFFLIIGATLTGIGTILYSLGTHEVVLFFSRMLTGVGDATIWVNMVLILAQWFHKKEFVRLIGFAGMTGSLGFLLATVPFATLILLLGWRITFFSTGLLLCLCGVLLYFVLIKNTKRIFSKEPISITEEIQREKSSILLRRIFSSRQAWALFFCHFGVVGGYVGFISSWAVPYGINMYEMSRSEASQLIMIGLVGALIGAPLMSWIAGWLGTIKKPYIVVHITVLLSWFSFLLLKGHPPFFMLIVLFFLIGFGYGASALTFAAVRQTFPLTESGIVSGFANTGGFLSAALLPIIFGYILDYFQAATGNVSDGYYYGFISPVIFSIIGLIGVIMFKEKLLKVMD, from the coding sequence TTGGACAAACAACAACATAAGTACAGATGGATTGTGTTTGTTGCTGTATTGTTTACCTATTTGTTAATGGCAAGTCAGCGAACTGCTCCAGGGTTAATTACAGATCAATTAATGAAGGATTTTGGGGTAACGGCATCGACAATCGGGTTATTGACGAGTATTCAATTTTTTGTGTACACGAGTTTGCAAATTCCGATGGGGATTTTAGCTGATCGATTTGGGCCAAACTTTTTCCTCATCATTGGTGCCACCCTTACAGGAATAGGGACCATTCTTTACAGTCTAGGTACACATGAAGTTGTCCTATTCTTTTCTAGAATGCTTACTGGCGTAGGAGATGCGACCATATGGGTGAATATGGTGCTTATTTTGGCACAATGGTTTCATAAAAAGGAGTTTGTTCGATTAATTGGCTTTGCAGGCATGACTGGGAGCTTAGGCTTCTTATTGGCGACAGTTCCTTTTGCTACATTGATCCTTTTATTAGGTTGGCGAATCACCTTTTTTTCAACGGGATTATTATTATGTTTATGTGGTGTACTTCTTTATTTTGTGCTGATAAAAAACACAAAACGTATCTTTTCAAAGGAACCCATAAGCATAACTGAAGAAATACAACGTGAAAAAAGCTCCATATTATTACGAAGAATATTTTCAAGCAGGCAAGCATGGGCTTTATTTTTTTGCCATTTTGGCGTTGTTGGAGGTTATGTTGGTTTTATCAGTTCGTGGGCAGTACCATATGGGATCAATATGTATGAGATGTCCCGTTCAGAGGCTAGTCAGCTGATTATGATTGGATTAGTCGGGGCGCTTATAGGAGCTCCTTTAATGAGTTGGATTGCCGGCTGGCTAGGAACGATTAAAAAACCATATATTGTTGTTCATATTACAGTTTTATTGAGCTGGTTTTCATTTCTTTTATTGAAAGGACATCCTCCATTTTTCATGCTCATCGTCCTATTCTTTCTCATTGGCTTTGGCTATGGCGCAAGTGCCTTAACCTTTGCGGCAGTTCGTCAAACTTTCCCTCTAACTGAATCCGGCATTGTTTCTGGGTTTGCCAATACAGGTGGCTTTCTAAGTGCTGCATTGTTGCCCATTATTTTTGGCTATATTTTAGATTACTTTCAAGCTGCCACAGGTAATGTAAGTGATGGGTACTACTACGGCTTCATTTCGCCTGTTATATTTTCTATAATTGGCTTGATTGGTGTGATAATGTTTAAGGAAAAGCTTTTGAAAGTAATGGATTAA
- a CDS encoding McrB family protein, whose protein sequence is MNKCNINTILYGPPGTGKTYNTVNYAVSIIENKDFMAICAEAYQDVFERYLAYKKQGQIRFVTFHQSYGYEEFIEGIKPVLNDEAEESIQYKIESGVFKEFCEQAQQLKLTAHNQVMEGNKKVWKISLGGSGNNWLKEECFKDNQIRIGWDEEGTDFIEDGDYPSDTLYYFYEGMSVGDIVFSLGDQKHIDAIGIVTGEPEWLEAEEDFKRSREVEWIATDIYENIYELNGKTNLVQQTIYELWRLSINDVNNLILKYSQNDQIDVEENTNNYVFIIDEINRGNISKIFGELITLIEPTKRIGAQEEMHVKLPYSKKDFGVPQNVYLLGTMNTADRSIALMDTALRRRFDFIEMLPNLNAVADIKVGNIHIQRLMEVMNARIEALYDREHTIGHAYFMSLKEDNSLENLATIFKNAIIPLLQEYFYEDYSKIQLVLGDHLKPQQYRFILDEKLSIKGLFGRDIDIDLPETKYHLQASAFEEPSSYIGIYGRVENEEVN, encoded by the coding sequence ATGAATAAATGTAATATCAATACAATCCTGTACGGTCCACCAGGAACAGGGAAAACGTATAATACAGTGAACTACGCGGTTAGTATTATTGAGAATAAAGACTTTATGGCGATTTGTGCAGAAGCGTATCAAGACGTTTTTGAACGTTATCTTGCGTATAAAAAGCAAGGTCAGATTCGATTCGTTACTTTTCATCAATCATATGGATATGAAGAGTTTATTGAGGGAATCAAGCCTGTTTTAAACGATGAAGCAGAAGAGAGCATTCAATACAAAATTGAATCAGGGGTGTTTAAAGAATTTTGTGAGCAAGCGCAGCAATTAAAATTAACTGCTCATAATCAGGTGATGGAAGGAAATAAAAAAGTTTGGAAGATTTCTCTAGGAGGAAGTGGGAATAATTGGCTGAAAGAGGAATGCTTTAAGGACAATCAAATTCGTATAGGCTGGGATGAGGAAGGTACTGACTTTATTGAGGATGGGGACTATCCTTCAGATACCTTGTACTATTTCTATGAGGGAATGAGTGTTGGAGATATTGTCTTTTCTTTAGGTGATCAAAAGCATATTGATGCAATTGGCATTGTCACGGGAGAGCCAGAATGGTTAGAGGCTGAGGAAGATTTTAAAAGGAGTCGAGAAGTAGAATGGATAGCCACGGATATCTATGAAAATATTTATGAGCTAAATGGCAAAACGAACTTAGTGCAGCAAACCATTTATGAGCTTTGGAGACTATCGATTAATGATGTAAATAATTTAATTTTAAAATACTCGCAAAATGATCAAATCGATGTGGAAGAAAACACTAATAATTATGTCTTTATTATCGATGAAATTAATCGAGGCAATATATCGAAGATTTTTGGTGAACTTATTACATTAATTGAGCCGACAAAACGAATTGGGGCGCAAGAAGAAATGCATGTAAAGCTTCCCTATTCTAAAAAGGATTTCGGGGTACCTCAAAATGTCTATTTACTGGGAACTATGAATACAGCCGATCGTTCGATTGCCCTGATGGATACAGCACTTAGAAGACGCTTTGACTTTATTGAAATGCTGCCAAATTTGAATGCAGTAGCTGATATAAAAGTAGGAAATATCCATATTCAACGTCTAATGGAAGTCATGAACGCTCGTATTGAAGCGCTATATGATCGTGAACATACTATTGGTCATGCATATTTTATGAGCTTAAAAGAAGACAATTCATTAGAAAATCTAGCTACTATTTTTAAGAATGCGATTATTCCGCTTCTCCAAGAATATTTTTATGAAGATTATAGTAAGATTCAGTTAGTGTTAGGAGATCATTTAAAACCACAGCAATATCGATTTATTTTGGATGAGAAATTAAGTATAAAAGGATTATTTGGTCGAGACATTGATATAGACCTCCCAGAAACAAAATACCATCTTCAAGCAAGTGCATTCGAGGAACCATCAAGCTATATCGGGATATATGGAAGGGTCGAGAATGAAGAGGTTAATTGA